The following are encoded in a window of Haloprofundus salilacus genomic DNA:
- a CDS encoding SDR family NAD(P)-dependent oxidoreductase: MTGVVVTGGTGGIGSVVVESLSETDIAFSYLTEGETADALVDGAPAGFERSAFHMDVTDSASVASFFDAAADRLDGVDAVVHTVGVVDPATIDESTDAQWSRVVEANLVGSFRVARAAVPHLRESAGSLVFLSSIGGTAGTVDTSYAASKSGLHGLVRALARELGPDDVRVNAIAPGPVDTSMNDVIVDYLESTDFLGHETLDTHLPDYACSPAEIAKAVRYLLDSSFAHGEILNVNGGMQFR; the protein is encoded by the coding sequence GTGACGGGGGTCGTCGTCACCGGCGGCACCGGCGGCATCGGCAGCGTCGTCGTCGAATCGCTCTCAGAGACGGACATCGCGTTCTCATATCTGACGGAAGGCGAGACGGCCGACGCGCTCGTCGACGGCGCTCCCGCCGGCTTCGAGCGAAGCGCCTTCCACATGGATGTCACCGATTCGGCGTCCGTCGCGAGTTTCTTCGACGCCGCGGCCGACCGACTCGACGGCGTCGACGCCGTCGTCCACACTGTCGGCGTCGTCGACCCGGCGACGATAGACGAGTCGACGGACGCGCAGTGGTCCCGCGTCGTCGAGGCGAACCTCGTCGGCTCATTCCGAGTTGCGCGGGCGGCTGTTCCGCATCTACGCGAGTCCGCCGGGTCGCTCGTTTTCCTCTCCAGCATCGGCGGCACCGCCGGGACCGTCGATACGAGTTACGCTGCCAGCAAGTCAGGGTTGCACGGTCTGGTTCGCGCGTTGGCGAGGGAACTCGGCCCGGACGACGTACGGGTGAACGCTATCGCCCCCGGTCCGGTCGACACCTCGATGAATGATGTCATCGTAGACTATCTGGAGTCAACCGACTTTCTGGGCCACGAGACCCTCGACACCCATCTGCCCGACTACGCGTGCTCGCCGGCGGAGATTGCGAAGGCCGTTCGCTACCTTCTCGACAGTTCCTTCGCGCACGGCGAGATTCTCAACGTCAACGGAGGGATGCAGTTCCGATGA
- the thiE gene encoding thiamine phosphate synthase, whose product MDTYLVTQADLSEGRSSETIVREAIDGGVDVVQLREKHATARERYRLARTLRRLTTEAGIPLVVNDRVDIAVAVDADGVHLGDDDLPVPVARAQLPDGAVVGRSVSTVEGARRAVDAGADYLGVGAVFDTTSKDVSDAQSNVGVEAVAAIADAVDIPVVAIGGITAENAGRVVEAGADGVAVVSEIAGASDPAATTRRLASAVETGRRAR is encoded by the coding sequence ATGGACACGTATCTAGTCACGCAGGCCGACCTCTCTGAGGGCCGGTCGAGCGAGACCATAGTGCGCGAGGCTATCGACGGCGGTGTCGACGTCGTACAACTGCGGGAGAAACACGCGACTGCGCGGGAGCGCTATCGACTCGCGCGCACACTCCGACGACTGACAACCGAGGCGGGAATCCCGCTCGTCGTCAACGACCGCGTGGACATCGCCGTCGCGGTCGACGCCGACGGCGTCCACCTCGGCGACGACGACCTGCCGGTTCCGGTCGCACGCGCGCAACTCCCGGACGGCGCGGTCGTCGGTCGTTCGGTCTCGACGGTCGAGGGCGCTCGGCGGGCGGTCGACGCGGGTGCGGACTACCTTGGCGTCGGGGCGGTCTTCGATACCACCTCGAAGGACGTGTCCGACGCCCAGTCGAACGTCGGCGTCGAGGCGGTCGCGGCGATTGCGGACGCCGTCGACATCCCTGTCGTCGCGATCGGCGGCATCACGGCAGAGAACGCCGGGCGCGTCGTCGAAGCCGGGGCCGACGGAGTCGCGGTCGTCTCCGAAATCGCGGGCGCGTCTGACCCTGCAGCGACGACGCGTCGACTCGCGTCGGCCGTCGAGACCGGGAGGCGGGCACGATGA
- the thiM gene encoding hydroxyethylthiazole kinase produces MTDASDFDVSEALSAVEANTPLVNALTNEVTVNDVANVTLHWGGLPVMSDDTREVADMVESADGCLLNMGTVSERGETAMLTAGRAANERDVPVVVDPVGVGATPTRSAVAARLVTELDAAVVNGNHAEISALAGEDAEVRGVESVGEYAGIAETAVSCARRTGAVVVASGETDVVADAEAAYEVDVGHPMMGTVVGTGCMLGATLAVFAAALEDSLSAALAGTAAYGLAGERAAAGEYGDYEGPASYKVAFLDAVAGMDAGDDLDADLSERIREVSA; encoded by the coding sequence ATGACCGACGCGTCCGACTTCGACGTCTCCGAAGCGCTCTCGGCCGTCGAAGCGAACACTCCGCTCGTCAACGCGCTCACGAACGAGGTTACCGTCAACGACGTGGCGAACGTCACGCTCCACTGGGGCGGCCTGCCGGTCATGTCCGACGACACTCGGGAGGTCGCCGACATGGTCGAGAGCGCCGACGGCTGCCTGTTGAACATGGGAACCGTGAGCGAGCGCGGCGAGACGGCGATGCTGACCGCCGGACGTGCCGCGAACGAACGGGACGTTCCGGTCGTCGTCGACCCGGTCGGCGTCGGCGCGACGCCGACGCGCTCCGCGGTCGCCGCGCGCCTCGTCACCGAACTCGACGCCGCCGTCGTCAACGGTAACCACGCCGAGATCTCGGCGCTCGCGGGCGAGGACGCCGAAGTTCGCGGCGTCGAGTCGGTCGGCGAGTACGCCGGCATCGCCGAGACCGCCGTCTCGTGCGCCCGACGGACGGGGGCCGTCGTCGTCGCCTCCGGCGAGACGGACGTCGTCGCCGACGCGGAGGCGGCGTACGAAGTCGACGTCGGGCATCCGATGATGGGCACCGTCGTCGGAACCGGTTGCATGCTCGGCGCAACGCTCGCCGTCTTCGCGGCCGCGCTGGAGGACTCACTCTCCGCCGCTCTCGCCGGAACCGCGGCGTACGGTCTCGCCGGAGAACGGGCCGCCGCGGGCGAGTACGGCGATTACGAGGGACCGGCGAGCTACAAGGTCGCGTTTCTGGACGCGGTCGCCGGGATGGACGCCGGAGACGACCTCGACGCCGACCTCTCGGAACGGATTCGGGAGGTGTCGGCGTGA